One segment of Kiloniellales bacterium DNA contains the following:
- a CDS encoding MarR family transcriptional regulator, whose translation MNQRRSQNRGRGEKDRQLMFSLVNAGRAVERRLGEALARVGLSLAKFGALTHLIEAGEPLSLSDCARKMTCVRSNITQLMDRLEADGLVRRVEDPQDRRAVRAEVTQRGLQRQAAGAKEVAKVQAELARTLKGMDQRALQRALSAVE comes from the coding sequence ATGAACCAGAGGCGCAGCCAGAACCGCGGCCGCGGCGAGAAGGACCGCCAGCTGATGTTCTCCCTGGTCAACGCCGGGCGCGCCGTCGAGCGGCGCCTGGGGGAGGCCTTGGCGCGAGTCGGACTTTCGCTCGCCAAGTTCGGCGCCCTGACCCATCTCATCGAGGCCGGCGAGCCGCTCAGCCTGAGCGACTGCGCCAGGAAGATGACCTGCGTGCGCTCCAACATCACCCAGCTCATGGACCGGCTCGAGGCGGACGGTCTGGTCCGGCGGGTCGAGGATCCGCAGGACCGCCGCGCGGTCCGGGCCGAGGTGACGCAGCGCGGTCTGCAGCGCCAGGCGGCCGGCGCGAAGGAGGTCGCGAAGGTGCAGGCCGAGCTGGCGAGGACCCTGAAGGGCATGGACCAGCGCGCGCTGCAGCGCGCGCTCTCGGCCGTCGAATAG
- a CDS encoding DNA-3-methyladenine glycosylase I, with product MSATITGPDGKRRCRWSAAAPAFLDYHDREWGFPVGDDRRLFEKLSLEGFQSGLSWRTILAKRENFRGAFHGFDFDRIARFTQDDLDRLLADEGIVRHRGKIEAVINNARRARELVAREGSLAAFLWRYEPDPKRLAAPQTVSTSPESTALSKDLKKLGWKFVGPTTAYAFMQAMGLINDHVEGCAIRAEVGRAREGFKRPGR from the coding sequence ATGAGCGCAACGATCACGGGCCCCGACGGGAAACGGCGCTGCCGCTGGTCCGCGGCCGCACCGGCGTTCCTGGACTACCACGACAGGGAATGGGGCTTTCCGGTCGGCGACGACCGCCGCCTCTTCGAGAAGCTCAGCCTCGAGGGCTTCCAGTCCGGGCTGAGCTGGCGCACCATCCTTGCCAAGCGCGAGAACTTCCGCGGCGCCTTCCACGGCTTCGACTTCGACCGCATCGCGCGTTTCACACAGGACGACCTCGACCGCCTGCTCGCGGACGAGGGTATCGTCCGCCACCGCGGCAAGATCGAGGCGGTCATCAACAACGCGCGGCGCGCCCGGGAGCTCGTCGCGCGGGAAGGCTCCCTGGCGGCCTTCCTCTGGCGCTACGAACCGGACCCGAAGCGGCTCGCCGCGCCGCAGACGGTCTCGACCTCGCCGGAATCGACCGCCCTCTCGAAGGACCTGAAGAAGCTGGGCTGGAAGTTCGTCGGCCCGACGACCGCCTACGCCTTCATGCAGGCCATGGGGCTGATCAACGACCACGTCGAAGGCTGCGCGATCCGGGCCGAGGTCGGGCGCGCGCGCGAGGGCTTCAAGCGACCGGGGCGCTGA
- a CDS encoding RidA family protein — MAMRSINSEAAPESVGGYSQAVETRGTTRRLYISGQIPLARDGTLPSSFEDQARQVWANIEAQLAAAEMTLDHLVKATIFLSDRAHIAENRQVRREVLGDRAPALTVIIAGIFDEAWLLEIEAIAEA; from the coding sequence ATGGCCATGCGATCCATCAACTCGGAGGCCGCGCCGGAGTCGGTCGGCGGCTATTCCCAGGCGGTCGAGACCAGGGGCACGACCCGGCGGCTCTACATCAGCGGCCAAATCCCTCTGGCGCGCGACGGGACCCTGCCGTCGAGCTTCGAGGACCAGGCGCGCCAGGTCTGGGCCAACATCGAAGCCCAGCTCGCGGCCGCCGAGATGACCCTCGACCACCTCGTCAAGGCGACCATCTTCCTGTCGGACCGCGCCCACATCGCGGAGAACCGCCAGGTCCGCCGGGAGGTCCTGGGCGACCGCGCCCCGGCCTTGACCGTCATCATCGCCGGCATCTTCGACGAGGCCTGGCTGCTGGAAATCGAGGCCATTGCCGAAGCTTGA
- a CDS encoding alcohol dehydrogenase catalytic domain-containing protein, which yields MKALVYTGTEATEIRDQPEPEPGPGEALVAVEAVGICGSDLHAWHGHDPRRVPPMILGHEAAGRVLEGKTPGQRVVLNPVIACGRCRYCTGGRSNLCPERELIGMQHPGAFAERVAIPERNLIPVPEGMAAEHAALTEPCATAWHAVELGLAALWQPLAESRALVIGGGSVGLLAGLILRHHGCAELRLAETNPLRRGTAEAAGLETLDPAAAPAEAGGYDLVVDAVGSTRTRAAALEAVAAGGVVSHLGLQDWAGDFDARRVTLSEIAFLGVYTYTETDLRASLDALHRGVLGELAWAEPRPLEAGVQAFHDLDRGRTAAAKIVLRP from the coding sequence ATGAAAGCCCTGGTCTACACCGGCACCGAGGCGACCGAGATCCGCGACCAGCCGGAGCCCGAGCCCGGGCCCGGCGAGGCCCTGGTCGCGGTCGAGGCGGTCGGCATCTGCGGCTCGGACCTGCACGCCTGGCACGGCCACGACCCGCGCCGGGTGCCGCCGATGATCCTCGGCCACGAGGCCGCCGGCCGGGTGCTGGAGGGCAAGACGCCGGGGCAACGGGTGGTGCTCAATCCGGTGATCGCCTGCGGCCGCTGCCGCTACTGCACCGGCGGGCGGAGCAACCTCTGCCCGGAGCGCGAGCTGATCGGCATGCAGCACCCCGGCGCCTTCGCCGAGCGGGTCGCGATCCCGGAGCGCAACCTGATCCCCGTGCCCGAGGGCATGGCCGCGGAGCACGCGGCGCTGACCGAGCCCTGCGCCACCGCCTGGCACGCCGTCGAACTCGGGCTGGCCGCGCTCTGGCAGCCCCTGGCCGAAAGCCGGGCCCTGGTCATCGGCGGCGGCTCGGTCGGCCTGCTCGCCGGCCTGATCCTGCGCCACCACGGCTGCGCCGAACTGCGCCTCGCCGAGACCAACCCCCTGCGCCGGGGGACCGCCGAGGCCGCCGGGCTGGAGACCCTCGATCCCGCGGCCGCGCCGGCCGAGGCCGGCGGCTACGACCTGGTGGTCGACGCGGTCGGCAGCACGCGGACCCGCGCCGCCGCCCTCGAGGCCGTGGCCGCCGGCGGCGTGGTCTCCCACCTCGGCCTGCAGGACTGGGCCGGCGACTTCGACGCCCGCCGGGTCACCCTGTCGGAGATCGCCTTCCTCGGCGTCTACACCTATACCGAAACCGATCTCCGCGCCTCGCTCGACGCCCTGCACCGCGGCGTCCTCGGCGAGCTCGCCTGGGCCGAGCCGCGGCCCCTCGAGGCGGGCGTCCAGGCCTTCCACGACCTCGACCGGGGTCGGACCGCCGCCGCCAAGATCGTCCTGCGGCCCTGA
- a CDS encoding TRAP transporter substrate-binding protein gives MRRVKSLLGALWALPVAFGLAAAGSLPASAEVKIRVQSVIPAKADEVTMLKQFGENVSALTNGEVVIEVLPAGAVVGVKETLEAVDKGLVEGGFAWTHYWSGYHPAAMLFGSPVAGAGVGIDNIAFVSWFMYGGGKELYDELWGEMGMNVKGFMLQPVGPEALGWFKEPIASMEDFRQYRFRTPPGIPGQTYKDIGIAAVAMGGGDILPALEKGVIDAAEWCCPKPDSVFGFQKVLKHYYLQGLHQVVVNADIYINGDVYNKLTPHQQKAIEVAANASLIQSLAYRIYENGKALKDLTENHGVQLHDTPADYFTEYMNAAKATLEKNAAENAFFKKVWDSQKAFAEVAVPFWAGAQTSNANLGNAFAKQLKK, from the coding sequence ATGCGGAGAGTGAAGAGCTTGCTGGGCGCCCTCTGGGCGCTGCCGGTCGCCTTCGGCCTGGCGGCGGCCGGCAGTCTGCCGGCCTCGGCCGAGGTCAAGATCCGGGTCCAGTCGGTGATCCCGGCCAAGGCCGACGAGGTCACCATGCTGAAGCAGTTCGGCGAGAACGTCAGCGCTTTGACCAACGGTGAGGTCGTGATCGAGGTGCTGCCGGCCGGCGCCGTGGTCGGCGTCAAGGAGACCCTGGAGGCCGTCGACAAGGGCCTGGTCGAGGGCGGCTTCGCCTGGACCCACTACTGGTCCGGCTATCACCCGGCCGCCATGCTCTTCGGCTCGCCGGTCGCCGGCGCCGGGGTCGGCATCGACAACATCGCCTTCGTGTCCTGGTTCATGTACGGCGGCGGCAAGGAGCTCTACGACGAGCTCTGGGGCGAGATGGGCATGAACGTCAAGGGCTTCATGCTGCAGCCGGTCGGCCCCGAGGCGCTCGGCTGGTTCAAGGAGCCCATCGCCTCCATGGAGGACTTCCGCCAGTACCGCTTCCGCACCCCGCCAGGGATCCCGGGCCAGACCTACAAGGACATCGGCATTGCCGCGGTCGCCATGGGCGGCGGCGATATCCTGCCGGCACTGGAGAAGGGCGTGATCGACGCCGCCGAGTGGTGCTGCCCCAAGCCTGACAGCGTCTTCGGCTTCCAGAAGGTGCTCAAGCACTACTACCTGCAGGGCCTGCACCAGGTCGTGGTCAACGCCGACATCTACATCAACGGCGACGTCTACAACAAGCTGACCCCGCACCAGCAAAAGGCGATCGAGGTCGCGGCCAACGCCTCCCTGATCCAGTCCCTGGCCTACCGCATCTACGAGAACGGCAAGGCGCTCAAGGACCTGACCGAGAACCACGGCGTCCAGCTCCACGACACCCCGGCCGACTACTTCACCGAGTACATGAACGCGGCCAAGGCGACCCTGGAGAAGAACGCCGCCGAGAACGCCTTCTTCAAGAAGGTCTGGGATTCCCAGAAGGCCTTCGCCGAAGTCGCGGTGCCCTTCTGGGCCGGCGCCCAGACCTCCAACGCCAACCTCGGCAACGCCTTCGCCAAGCAACTGAAGAAGTAG
- a CDS encoding TRAP transporter small permease subunit, with amino-acid sequence MSGADDTVDELIAERRSGAPGRLPPDMPPWMARTITWIDVFSLWVGRGVCLLVIPLICAMVYEIFMRKFFVAPTMWAYDVSRMLYGASFMLGAGYALSKGVHIRADFLYRGWTSQTQGRIDAALYLFLYFPGLLVFLWTSTDFAQLAWMRGERGMDTAWMPHVGPIKTALPIGIALLLIQGVSEFLKSWYAATRGRWPDR; translated from the coding sequence ATGTCCGGCGCCGACGACACGGTTGACGAACTGATCGCCGAGCGCAGGTCCGGGGCGCCCGGCCGGCTGCCGCCGGACATGCCGCCCTGGATGGCACGGACCATCACCTGGATCGACGTCTTCTCGCTCTGGGTCGGGCGTGGGGTCTGCCTGCTCGTGATTCCGCTGATCTGCGCCATGGTCTACGAGATCTTCATGCGCAAGTTCTTCGTCGCGCCGACCATGTGGGCCTACGACGTCAGCCGCATGCTCTACGGCGCCAGCTTCATGCTCGGCGCCGGCTACGCCCTGTCCAAGGGGGTGCACATCCGCGCCGACTTCCTCTACCGCGGCTGGACCAGCCAGACCCAGGGCCGGATCGACGCCGCGCTCTACCTCTTCCTCTACTTCCCCGGTCTGCTGGTCTTCCTCTGGACCTCGACCGACTTCGCCCAGCTCGCCTGGATGCGCGGCGAGCGCGGCATGGACACCGCCTGGATGCCCCACGTCGGGCCGATCAAGACCGCACTGCCGATCGGTATCGCCCTGCTGCTGATCCAGGGCGTCTCCGAGTTCCTGAAGAGCTGGTACGCTGCGACCCGCGGCCGCTGGCCCGACCGCTGA
- a CDS encoding TRAP transporter large permease subunit, whose amino-acid sequence MSYEELLGLVLIGCMLFAIFVGYPISFTLIFLGMVFGYLGFGDLVFYLMTFQFYSVMMEQTLAAVPLFVLMGILMERAGLMERLFEAVQLMLSRVRGALYIAVLFVSTIFAAATGIVGASVTILGIMAARTMNRSNYDVQLASGTITAGGTLGILIPPSIMLVVMGPVLEVPVTDLFAAAIIPGIMLALLYTGYALLRCAINPALGPPLPEDQRAESMAHVVREFVIGLVPPAALVFAALGSILFGLATPTEGAACGAFGAFLLTLAYRKLTPRMLMDAMIKTLEISVLILFLVAASNFFGAVFSRLGTPTMLTEVLLGLDLPPTAILLMVMALIFLLGWPLEWVPIVLIIVPILLPLIEKLGFNLTWFGILVAVNLQTAWLSPPVALSAYFLKGVVPQWDLKDIYKGMMQFMVIQLFGLALIILFPQIALWLPAVIYGE is encoded by the coding sequence ATGAGTTACGAGGAACTCCTCGGCCTGGTCCTGATCGGCTGCATGCTCTTCGCGATCTTCGTCGGCTATCCGATCTCCTTCACCCTGATCTTCCTGGGCATGGTCTTCGGCTATCTCGGCTTCGGCGATCTGGTCTTCTACCTCATGACCTTCCAGTTCTACTCGGTGATGATGGAGCAGACCCTGGCCGCGGTGCCCCTCTTCGTCCTGATGGGCATCCTGATGGAACGGGCCGGGCTGATGGAACGGCTCTTCGAGGCGGTCCAGCTCATGCTGTCCCGGGTCCGCGGCGCCCTCTACATCGCGGTGCTCTTCGTCTCGACCATCTTCGCCGCGGCGACCGGGATCGTCGGCGCCTCGGTCACCATCCTCGGGATCATGGCCGCGCGGACCATGAACCGCTCCAACTACGACGTGCAGCTCGCCTCGGGCACCATCACCGCCGGCGGCACCCTGGGCATCCTGATCCCGCCCAGCATCATGCTGGTGGTTATGGGCCCGGTGCTCGAGGTGCCGGTGACCGACCTCTTCGCCGCCGCCATCATCCCCGGGATCATGCTGGCCTTACTCTACACCGGCTACGCCCTGCTGCGCTGCGCGATCAATCCCGCGCTCGGGCCGCCCCTGCCGGAGGACCAGCGCGCCGAGTCCATGGCCCACGTCGTCCGCGAGTTCGTCATCGGGCTGGTGCCGCCGGCGGCCCTGGTCTTCGCCGCCCTGGGCAGCATCCTCTTCGGCCTCGCGACCCCGACCGAGGGCGCGGCCTGCGGCGCCTTCGGCGCCTTCTTGCTGACCCTGGCCTACCGCAAGCTGACGCCGCGCATGCTGATGGACGCGATGATCAAGACCCTGGAGATCTCGGTCCTGATCCTCTTCCTGGTCGCGGCCTCCAACTTCTTCGGCGCGGTCTTCTCGCGCCTCGGCACCCCGACCATGCTGACCGAGGTCCTGCTCGGCCTCGACCTGCCGCCGACCGCGATCCTCCTCATGGTCATGGCCCTGATCTTCCTCCTGGGCTGGCCGCTCGAATGGGTGCCCATCGTCCTGATCATCGTGCCGATCCTCCTGCCCCTGATCGAGAAGCTCGGCTTCAACCTCACCTGGTTCGGGATCCTGGTCGCCGTCAACCTGCAGACCGCCTGGCTCTCGCCGCCGGTCGCGCTCTCGGCCTACTTCCTCAAGGGCGTGGTCCCGCAATGGGACCTCAAGGACATCTACAAGGGCATGATGCAGTTCATGGTCATCCAGCTCTTCGGCCTCGCCCTGATCATCCTCTTCCCCCAAATCGCCCTTTGGCTCCCGGCCGTGATCTACGGGGAGTGA
- a CDS encoding GAP family protein: protein MAELVLVLTPIALLDSTSIIPLCIVVLVILLGGPSPLFRSTALLAGILVTYLVCGLLVLFGLQSVFDTINAYALKVWQDPNTEELIFQILIGFVLVVLGLRIARARKQQTEKEAPTAVTARQAFLAGAGMTIVGLPGAVPYLAAIDLILRSDQTTRQEVMVLVVYNIVFVAPLAAIVALSLVLGERGQRLLHNIRGFFDRWGQRLIVSLLLVLGALLIMDGVGWFLGTPLIPV, encoded by the coding sequence ATGGCTGAACTAGTTCTGGTGCTAACGCCGATTGCTTTGCTGGACAGCACCTCGATCATTCCTCTTTGCATTGTAGTCTTGGTAATTCTGCTTGGCGGTCCGAGCCCTCTGTTTCGAAGCACAGCCCTACTGGCTGGCATTCTCGTGACCTACCTGGTCTGCGGATTGTTGGTCCTGTTCGGCCTGCAGAGCGTGTTCGATACGATCAACGCCTACGCCCTAAAGGTCTGGCAAGACCCCAATACCGAAGAGCTGATATTTCAGATCTTGATCGGCTTCGTACTTGTCGTCCTTGGCCTTCGCATTGCCCGAGCCCGCAAACAACAGACCGAGAAAGAGGCTCCCACTGCGGTGACGGCTAGACAGGCCTTTCTCGCCGGCGCCGGAATGACCATTGTTGGATTACCGGGTGCTGTGCCCTATCTCGCAGCCATCGACCTCATCCTCAGAAGTGATCAGACGACCAGGCAGGAAGTCATGGTACTCGTCGTCTACAACATTGTTTTCGTTGCGCCTCTCGCTGCAATCGTGGCCTTGAGTCTAGTGCTCGGTGAGCGCGGCCAGCGCCTTCTACACAATATCAGGGGCTTTTTTGACCGATGGGGCCAGAGGCTCATCGTTAGCCTGTTGCTCGTGCTTGGAGCTCTGCTCATTATGGATGGTGTCGGTTGGTTCCTTGGTACACCGCTGATCCCGGTTTGA
- a CDS encoding adenylate/guanylate cyclase domain-containing protein, whose translation MGLERRLAAILAADVVGYSRLMESDEAGTHSALNAHREELIDPKVAEHHGRIVKLTGDGALVEFASAVDAVECAAAVQRGMEERTAQEPEDRRIKFRIGINIGDIIVEESDIYGDGVNVAARLESVADPGGICIARNVFNQVKNKVDLGFEDLGEHRVKNIAEPVPVYRVHLDAGAVPKLSEARRRLWRREALVAAAIVAFLIAGLAAWNFILRPSDGPREVAFVEAAVLALPSGPSIAVLPFANLSGSLEQEYFSDGITEEIITALTRYRELHVRARSATTQYKGQAIDPRQIGQDLDVAYVLKGSIRRASDTIRVTAQLIDTTSAALVWAESYEADLTPANVFNVQAEITEKVVNAIASSYGGAIAKSRLAHARGKPPQSLSAYECVLTARQWIRSPSESNARRAYDCLKPTVELDPNYAHAWALLAYVYAVEYAFEFGLAQAEGGDPRALALEAARRAVELDPGSAEASWALTRAYLVNGDLEKFYDEAERTLLLSPNDITIGVIGSWIGYTGKWEKGKALVRKAIALYPKTYPKYIWYVFAKDHYRKGEYEAALDYFHRAFIPGFWLAQLQYAYTYGWLDDEAKASAAVAKLLELRPGYAIENAVHFYRAFGFQPSYIDRMVEGLRRAGLPERSASAELPSPE comes from the coding sequence ATGGGATTGGAGCGGAGGCTAGCAGCAATCCTCGCTGCCGATGTGGTCGGCTACAGCCGCCTTATGGAAAGCGATGAGGCGGGCACCCACTCTGCGCTCAACGCTCACCGAGAAGAACTGATCGACCCCAAGGTCGCTGAGCATCATGGGCGTATTGTCAAGTTGACGGGAGACGGCGCGCTCGTCGAGTTCGCAAGCGCGGTTGATGCGGTGGAGTGCGCGGCCGCCGTTCAGCGCGGTATGGAAGAGCGCACCGCCCAAGAGCCAGAAGATCGGCGCATCAAGTTTCGGATCGGCATCAACATTGGCGACATCATCGTCGAGGAGAGTGACATCTATGGCGATGGCGTCAATGTTGCCGCCCGTCTGGAGAGCGTGGCCGATCCCGGTGGTATCTGCATTGCCCGCAACGTCTTCAACCAGGTGAAGAACAAGGTAGACCTTGGATTCGAGGACCTGGGCGAGCACCGGGTCAAGAATATTGCGGAGCCGGTCCCGGTTTATCGTGTCCACCTCGATGCCGGTGCGGTGCCGAAGCTGAGCGAGGCGAGGAGACGACTCTGGCGGCGCGAAGCCTTGGTCGCTGCCGCAATCGTGGCTTTCCTGATTGCCGGACTTGCCGCCTGGAATTTCATTCTGAGGCCGTCAGATGGGCCGAGGGAGGTCGCCTTCGTTGAGGCCGCGGTCCTCGCTCTGCCGAGCGGTCCTTCGATTGCGGTGCTGCCATTCGCCAATCTGAGTGGCTCTCTGGAGCAAGAGTACTTCTCTGACGGCATCACCGAGGAGATCATCACTGCCCTCACGCGATACCGAGAGCTCCACGTGCGCGCCCGGAGCGCGACGACCCAATACAAAGGCCAAGCCATCGACCCCAGGCAAATAGGGCAGGACTTGGATGTCGCCTACGTCCTCAAGGGAAGCATTCGTCGTGCCTCGGACACGATTCGCGTCACGGCGCAGCTTATCGACACCACCTCGGCCGCGCTTGTTTGGGCGGAGTCCTATGAAGCCGATTTGACCCCTGCCAACGTCTTCAACGTGCAAGCCGAAATCACAGAAAAAGTCGTCAATGCGATTGCCTCGTCTTATGGCGGTGCCATCGCAAAAAGCCGCCTCGCCCATGCCCGCGGCAAGCCGCCGCAAAGCCTATCGGCCTATGAGTGCGTGCTGACGGCAAGGCAATGGATCCGATCGCCCTCCGAATCCAATGCCCGCAGAGCCTACGATTGCCTAAAGCCCACGGTCGAGCTTGATCCCAACTATGCGCATGCCTGGGCGTTACTCGCCTACGTCTACGCAGTGGAGTACGCCTTCGAGTTTGGACTCGCACAAGCCGAGGGAGGAGATCCTCGAGCGCTAGCCCTGGAGGCGGCGCGACGAGCGGTCGAGCTCGACCCCGGCAGCGCAGAAGCCAGTTGGGCCCTCACGCGGGCTTATCTCGTCAACGGTGATCTTGAGAAGTTTTACGATGAGGCAGAGCGGACGCTCTTGCTCAGCCCGAACGACATCACCATCGGCGTGATCGGTAGTTGGATCGGCTATACCGGCAAGTGGGAAAAGGGCAAAGCGCTGGTTCGCAAGGCCATCGCGCTCTATCCCAAAACCTATCCCAAATACATCTGGTACGTTTTCGCCAAGGATCACTACCGAAAGGGGGAGTACGAAGCAGCGTTGGACTATTTCCATCGTGCATTCATCCCTGGCTTCTGGTTGGCCCAGTTGCAATACGCCTACACTTACGGCTGGCTTGACGATGAGGCAAAAGCGTCTGCGGCCGTCGCCAAGCTGCTTGAGCTCAGACCCGGCTATGCAATCGAAAACGCCGTGCACTTCTATCGCGCTTTCGGGTTCCAGCCGTCCTATATCGACCGCATGGTCGAAGGCCTGCGTAGGGCTGGACTGCCCGAGCGCTCGGCCTCCGCAGAATTGCCCTCCCCCGAGTAG
- a CDS encoding alcohol dehydrogenase catalytic domain-containing protein, with protein sequence MLQGKLQFGLADGGSDRPEAAVRLRRTHRAISNRKTSRSAAAPLSTGHDLGLSRFGSVGLCLQRLSSEIRLQAGQRGRILKALLLEGERRLSLLDIDAPVAGPGQVFVDVEVASIGGSEYLGYKNPGIRRLPNIMGHGIAGVTAEGRRVAVNPLQSCGTCDDCLRGRYQLCSSWELIGVQSNGGFAQKVVVPATALVDLPDDLSWEQAAFVEPFANSVNAWELSGADTGDTVAIVGAGGLGLGLVACAAEADCEEIAVADLSSGRLRAATELGANSVSADLTGRYDVVFDTVGSAEARQKAIALTRKSGTCVLLGFATPMLEIDAGDFIRSQKRIVGAFVYSVQHFMNAIQLVRRCRREWVTNLTFLEVEPLLLKYLDGDFSTVKAALRPNR encoded by the coding sequence GTGCTCCAGGGCAAGCTGCAGTTTGGGCTTGCTGACGGCGGCTCAGATCGGCCGGAAGCGGCCGTCCGCCTGCGCCGCACGCACCGTGCGATTTCTAATCGAAAGACCAGTCGCTCGGCCGCTGCCCCTCTTTCCACCGGCCATGACCTTGGACTGTCGAGGTTTGGGAGTGTCGGTCTTTGCCTCCAGCGGCTATCCTCGGAGATCAGATTACAAGCTGGACAGAGGGGACGGATCCTGAAAGCCCTGTTACTCGAAGGCGAGCGCCGGTTGTCATTGCTGGACATTGATGCGCCCGTCGCGGGACCGGGTCAGGTCTTCGTTGATGTGGAAGTTGCCAGCATCGGGGGCAGCGAATACCTCGGCTACAAAAATCCTGGAATACGGAGACTGCCGAACATCATGGGCCACGGGATTGCCGGGGTGACGGCTGAAGGCCGGCGTGTGGCAGTGAATCCGTTGCAAAGCTGCGGAACCTGCGATGACTGTCTGCGCGGTCGCTACCAGTTGTGCAGTTCGTGGGAACTGATAGGTGTGCAGTCCAACGGCGGTTTCGCGCAAAAGGTCGTCGTTCCAGCGACAGCACTGGTTGATCTGCCCGACGATCTGAGTTGGGAACAAGCAGCCTTCGTCGAGCCCTTCGCTAACTCGGTGAACGCCTGGGAACTTTCCGGTGCGGATACCGGTGATACGGTGGCGATTGTCGGTGCGGGAGGACTCGGTTTGGGGCTGGTTGCCTGTGCGGCAGAGGCCGATTGCGAAGAAATTGCTGTGGCCGATCTCTCAAGCGGCCGACTCCGTGCTGCGACGGAGCTGGGAGCAAACAGCGTTTCGGCAGATCTTACCGGAAGGTATGACGTCGTGTTTGATACCGTCGGTTCGGCCGAGGCCAGACAGAAGGCGATCGCGTTGACCCGCAAATCCGGGACATGCGTCCTTTTGGGCTTCGCCACTCCCATGCTGGAAATAGATGCGGGGGATTTCATCCGAAGCCAGAAGCGGATTGTCGGCGCCTTCGTCTACTCAGTTCAGCACTTCATGAACGCCATCCAACTCGTCAGGCGATGTCGTAGGGAGTGGGTGACGAACCTGACGTTCTTGGAAGTTGAACCCCTGTTGCTGAAATACCTCGATGGTGATTTTTCGACTGTGAAAGCGGCCCTTCGGCCAAATCGGTAG